From Quercus lobata isolate SW786 chromosome 1, ValleyOak3.0 Primary Assembly, whole genome shotgun sequence, one genomic window encodes:
- the LOC115979342 gene encoding 60S ribosomal protein L10a-like, producing the protein MSKLQSDTLREAISTLFAGSRDKKRNFTETIELQIGLKNYDPQKDKRFSGSVKLPHIPRPKMKVCMLGDAQHVEEAEKMGLDYMDVEALKKLNKNKKLVKKLAKKYHAFLASESVIKLIPRLLGPGLNKAGKFPTLVTHQESIDSKVNETKAMVKFQLKKVLCMGVAVGNVAMEEKQVFQNVQMSVNFLVSLLKKNWQNVRSLSLKTTMGRPVRVY; encoded by the exons ATGAG TAAGCTTCAGAGTGACACTCTAAGAGAGGCTATCTCCACTCTTTTTGCTGGATCCAGAGATAAGAAGAGAAATTTCACTGAGACCATTGAACTACAGATTGGATTGAAAAATTATGATCCCCAGAAAGATAAGCGTTTCAGTGGTTCTGTTAAATTGCCACACATCCCTCGCCCAAAGATGAAGGTTTGCATGCTTGGTGATGCTCAGCATGTTGAAGAG GCTGAGAAGATGGGTTTAGATTATATGGATGTTGAAGCATTGAAGAAgcttaacaaaaacaagaaattggTCAAGAAACTTGCCAAAAAATACCATGCGTTTTTGGCATCAGAATCTGTCATTAAGCTGATCCCCCGTCTTTTGGGCCCTGGTCTCAACAAGGCAG GAAAGTTTCCAACTCTTGTCACACATCAAGAATCCATTGATTCTAAAGTTAATGAGACAAAGGCTATGGTTAAGTTCCAACTGAAAAAGGTGCTTTGCATGGGAGTTGCAGTGGGCAACGTTGCTATGGAAGAGAAGCAGGTCTTCCAAAATGTTCAAATGAGTGTTAATTTCCTCGTTTCACTGTTGAAGAAGAACTGGCAAAAT GTGAGGAGCTTGTCGCTGAAGACTACCATGGGGAGGCCAGTGCGCGTATACTAA